The Nocardioides zeae genome includes the window CGGTGGCGCAGCAGCAGCTGCTCGAGATCATGCGTGCCCTCGACGCCGAGGCGCGGGTGATCTTCTTCGACGAGCCGACCGCGCCGCTCGGCCCGAGCGAGCGCGAGGCCCTCTTCGCCCTCATGCGCGACCTGCGCGACCAGGGCGTGACGATGGTCTTCGTCTCGCACGCCCTCGACGAGGTGCTGGCGATCAGCGACGACGTGACCGTCTTCCGCGACGGCCGGCTGCGGGCCAGCCGACCGACATCGACGTGGACCAAGCAGTCCCTCGTCGACGAGATGCTGGGCCGGTCGGCCGAGGCCGCCCTCGCCGAGGTCGCGGCCACGACGGCCGAGGCGTCCGCGCCCCTCGTCCCGACCGCACCGCGGCATCCCGCGGGCGCGGCCGCCCGGACCTCGTCGTCGCCCGCGACGGAGGAGCCGGGGCTGCGGGTCCGGGACCTCTTCGTGTCCGGCTCGCGGGAGGGCGTCTCGTTCGAGGTCCGCGGCGGCGAGATGGTCGGCATCGGCGGTCTCGTCGGCGCCGGCCGCTCCTCGGTGCTCCGCGCCCTCGCCGGTCTCGACCGCCGGGCGCGGGGCGAGCTGTGGATCGACGGGCGCCAGGTGCCCTGGCCCCGCACGGTGCGCCAGGCGCTGCGGCACGGCATCGCCCTGCTGCCCGAGGACCGCAAGACCCAGGGGCTCGTGCTCGGCATGTCGGCGATGGAGAACGTGACGCTCTCCGACCTGGGGGCGGTCGCGACCGCCTCGGTCGTGTCGATGCGGCGGATGCGCCGTGCGGCCGGGGAGTCGGCCGCGGGCTACGGGTTCGACGTGCGCCGCCTCGACGAGCCGGCGCGCAACCTCTCCGGGGGCAACCAGCAGAAGCTGCTGCTGGCCCGCTGGGGACACCGACGCCCCCGCTTCCTGCTCGCCGACGAGCCGACCCGCGGCATCGACGTGGGCGCGAAGGCCGAGATCCTCGCGACCCTGCAGGGCCTGGCCGCGGAGGGCATGGGCGTCCTGCTCGTCTCCTCCGAGCTCGAGGAGGTCGCGACGAGCTGCACGCGCGTCTTCGTCATGTCGAGCGGCCGCGTGGTCGCCGAGCACCCCATCGACCTGGCGGCGCGCAGCGTCGAGGACACCGTCGCCGACATCTTGTACGCCGCATTCCACGTGGAGGAGACCCATGTCTGACCTGACCGCCGCCCTGCGCCCCGGCACGTCCACCGGCGGCGACGCGCTGCCCCCGACCGCCGGCTCGACCGGCGCGCCCTCGGGGGGTGACGGCGCCGCGCCGTCCCCCCGCCGGCGTCGCCGCAGCTTCTCCGACCTCGCCTTCAAGTACGGCATGGTCTGGCTGCTCGTCCTCCTCGTCGGCTGGGCCGAGTGGACGTACCCGGGCTTCACGTCCTGGGGCAACATGCAGAACGTCCTGGCCCAGAACGCGACGATCGGCATCGTGGCCGTCGGCATGACGTTCGTGATGATCTCGGGCGGCTTCGACCTCAGCGTCGGGGCGATCTACGCCGGCTGCTCGGTGTTCTTCGCCCAGCTCGCCCTCTCCCTGCCGATGGAGCTGGCCTTCGTGCTGGCCGTCGCCATCGGTGCCACGGCGGGGCTCGTCAACGGGCTGCTCGTGACCGTCCTCAAGGTCAACCCCTTCGTGGCGACGCTCGGCACGGCCTCGGTCTTCGGCGGCGCCGCGTTCCTCTACTCCGACTCGTCGCCCATCCTCAACAACGAGCCGGGCTTCGAGTGGCTGGGCATGGGCAAGGTGGCCGGGGTCCCGGTGGCCATCCTGGTGCTGGCCCTGGTGTTCCTCGTGGGCGGGTTCGTGCTCTCGCGGACCGTCTACGGCCGCTCGCTCTACGCGGTGGGTGGCAACGCCGAGGCGGCCCGCCTCGCCGGCCTGCCCGTCGGCCTGCTCAAGACCAGCGCCTACGTCCTCGTCGGTGCGTGCGCCGGCGTCGCCGGGTGCGTCATCGCCTCGCGGCTGCAGGTCGGCCAGGCCGACATCGGCAGCACGATCGCGCTGGACGCGATCGCGGCGGTGGTCATCGGCGGCACGTCGCTCTTCGGCGGCGAGGGTGCGGTGTGGCGCACGGCCGTGGGCCTGCTGATCATCGCGATCATCCGCAACGTCTCGCAGTCCCGCGGGTTCGACATCAACGTCGAGTCCGTCATCACCGGCTTCATCATCGTCGGTGCGGTCGCGCTCGACGCCTACGCACGCAACCGGCGTCGGTGACGTCGTGACGATCCGGGTGGGGGCGGTGCTCCCCCAGCGGGAGCTCGGCACCGACCCCGCGGTCGTGCGGCACTACCTGACGACGCTCGACGACCTCGGGTTCGCCCACGTGCTCGCCTACGAGCACGTGCTCGGCGAGCGGCCGGCGCCGGGCGCCGAGCCGGGGCCGTACGACGCGGGCAACGACTACCACGAGCCGCTGGTGCTCCTCGGGTTCGCGGCGGCCGTGTGCCGCCTCGAGCTGGTCACCGGCGTGCTGGTCCTGCCCCAGCGGCAGGCGCCGCTCGTCGCGAAGCAGGCAGCGGAGGTGTCCCTGCTGAGCGGGGGACGCCTGCGCCTGGGCGTGGGCGTGGGGTGGAACCGCGCCGAGTACGACGCCCTGGGCGCCTCCTTCGGCGACCGTGGCCGGCGGCTCGACGACCAGGTGCGCCTGCTGCGCGCGCTGTGGAGCGAGCCGCTCGTCGAGCTCGGCGGGCGGGAGGTCGGGCTCAGCCCGCGTCCCGCGGCGCCGGTGCCGATCTGGTTCGGGGGCTCGAGCCCCGCGGCGTACGACCGGATCGGCCGACTGGGCGACGGGTGGCTGCCGCAGGTGCAGCCCGGGCCCGACCTCGACGCGGCGCGCGCGCTCGTCGACCGGGCCGCCGAGTC containing:
- a CDS encoding TIGR03619 family F420-dependent LLM class oxidoreductase is translated as MTIRVGAVLPQRELGTDPAVVRHYLTTLDDLGFAHVLAYEHVLGERPAPGAEPGPYDAGNDYHEPLVLLGFAAAVCRLELVTGVLVLPQRQAPLVAKQAAEVSLLSGGRLRLGVGVGWNRAEYDALGASFGDRGRRLDDQVRLLRALWSEPLVELGGREVGLSPRPAAPVPIWFGGSSPAAYDRIGRLGDGWLPQVQPGPDLDAARALVDRAAESAGRDPAALGMEGRLVLDDDVHRTADAIGAWAAAGATHVSVDTMSRGLRSVDDHLAALAGLARALGLRAGSPREAAPTTARAS
- a CDS encoding sugar ABC transporter ATP-binding protein; the encoded protein is MGTPEASTLAPATAHAAAIRTHGVGRTFGAAVALAGIDVTITAGTVHALVGQNGAGKSTLLGILAGRIEPTSGEFEVFGERVSLGSPRAARQAGIAAIYQELTIIPQLTAMANVFVSRPRSRGGLLDERAMRRRYDELSARLGVHVPPDAIARDLSVAQQQLLEIMRALDAEARVIFFDEPTAPLGPSEREALFALMRDLRDQGVTMVFVSHALDEVLAISDDVTVFRDGRLRASRPTSTWTKQSLVDEMLGRSAEAALAEVAATTAEASAPLVPTAPRHPAGAAARTSSSPATEEPGLRVRDLFVSGSREGVSFEVRGGEMVGIGGLVGAGRSSVLRALAGLDRRARGELWIDGRQVPWPRTVRQALRHGIALLPEDRKTQGLVLGMSAMENVTLSDLGAVATASVVSMRRMRRAAGESAAGYGFDVRRLDEPARNLSGGNQQKLLLARWGHRRPRFLLADEPTRGIDVGAKAEILATLQGLAAEGMGVLLVSSELEEVATSCTRVFVMSSGRVVAEHPIDLAARSVEDTVADILYAAFHVEETHV
- a CDS encoding ABC transporter permease → MSDLTAALRPGTSTGGDALPPTAGSTGAPSGGDGAAPSPRRRRRSFSDLAFKYGMVWLLVLLVGWAEWTYPGFTSWGNMQNVLAQNATIGIVAVGMTFVMISGGFDLSVGAIYAGCSVFFAQLALSLPMELAFVLAVAIGATAGLVNGLLVTVLKVNPFVATLGTASVFGGAAFLYSDSSPILNNEPGFEWLGMGKVAGVPVAILVLALVFLVGGFVLSRTVYGRSLYAVGGNAEAARLAGLPVGLLKTSAYVLVGACAGVAGCVIASRLQVGQADIGSTIALDAIAAVVIGGTSLFGGEGAVWRTAVGLLIIAIIRNVSQSRGFDINVESVITGFIIVGAVALDAYARNRRR